In one window of Trachemys scripta elegans isolate TJP31775 chromosome 5, CAS_Tse_1.0, whole genome shotgun sequence DNA:
- the NPY1R gene encoding neuropeptide Y receptor type 1, with translation MQGMDASSNNMNTSFLSSAGNQSIHLNFSEKNSRTIHFQDEDCHMPLAMVFTLALVYGAVIILGVSGNLALIIIILKQKEMRNVTNILIVNLSFSDLLMTIMCLPFTFVYTLMDHWIFGEAMCKLNPFVQCVSITVSVFSLVLIAIERHQLIINPRGWRPNNRHAYLGVAAIWILAMASSLPFLVYHVLTDEPFKNITIDEYKDKYVCLDLFPLDTIRLSYTTALLVIQYFGPLCFIFICYLKIYIRLKRRNNMMDKMRDNKYRSTETKRINIMLISIVVAFAVCWLPLTIFNIVFDWNHEILPVATCSHNLLFLICHLTAMISTCVNPIFYGFLNKNFQRDLQFFFHFCDFRSRDDDYETIAMSTMHTDISKTSLKQASPVAFKKINNDYDEKI, from the exons ATGCAGGGCATGGACGCAAGTTCCAACAACATGAACACATCATTTCTCTCCTCTGCTGGGAATCAGTCCATCCACCTGAACTTTTCAGAGAAGAATTCCAGAACCATACACTTCCAAGATGAAGATTGCCACATGCCATTGGCCATGGTCTTCACCTTGGCTCTGGTTTATGGGGCTGTGATCATTCTTGGTGTTTCGGGAAATCTAGCCTTGATTATCATCATCTTAAAACAGAAGGAGATGCGCAATGTTACCAACATCCTTATTGTCAACCTTTCCTTCTCAGACCTTCTAATGACCATCATGTGTCTCCCCTTCACTTTTGTATACACTTTAATGGACCACTGGATTTTCGGGGAGGCCATGTGCAAGCTGAATCCTTTTGTGCAGTGTGTCTCAATCACAGTCTCGGTTTTCTCTTTGGTCCTCATCGCAATTGAACGCCACCAGCTGATCATCAACCCTCGAGGGTGGAGGCCGAATAACAGACATGCCTACCTAGGGGTTGCTGCCATCTGGATTCTAGCCATGGCTTCCTCCTTGCCTTTCCTGGTTTATCATGTATTAACTGATGAACCCTTCAAAAATATAACAATCGATGAATATAAGGACAAATATGTGTGCTTGGACTTGTTCCCTTTGGACACTATCAGGCTTTCTTATACCACAGCTCTGTTGGTGATACAGTACTTTGGACcactttgttttatatttatttgctACTTAAAG atATACATACGCTTAAAACGAAGGAACAACATGATGGACAAGATGCGAGACAATAAATACAGATCCACTGAAACCAAAAGGATCAACATCATGCTGATCTCTATTGTGGTTGCATTTGCAGTCTGCTGGCTACCTCTTACCATCTTTAATATTGTGTTTGACTGGAATCATGAAATTCTACCTGTTGCCACCTGCAGCCACAATTTGTTGTTCTTGATTTGCCACCTCACAGCCATGATCTCTACTTGTGTGAACCCTATCTTTTATGGATTTCTCAACAAGAACTTCCAGAGGGACTTgcaatttttctttcatttttgtgaTTTTCGCTCCAGGGATGATGATTATGAGACTATAGCCATGTCCACCATGCATACAGATATTTCAAAGACCTCTTTGAAGCAAGCAAGCCcagtagcatttaaaaaaataaataatgattaTGATGAAAAAATATAA